The genomic region AAGAATGAGTATAAACAACATTTTATACGCGTTTTtggacccccctccccacaaaaaaaatcctgaataagGCCCTGCATCCATCTATAGCAAAACTTCTTCACTCTCATGTATAATACATACTTTTAGAAACGTATTTTGACAGAGGAATAAAGCTGCATttgcaataattttaaatatttcgatGCTCTTTTTTAAACTTAGTTTTAATACATTCCAAAAGTTTATACTTTAGAGACATGCAAGGCAAACAAGCTTagtcctttaaaattaaaaaaaaaattaagtcctttaaaaagttaaaatcgTAAACTGTCTTACTACAGCTTGATCTATCACACTTCGCTCTTAGCTaatctagttgctttttaaacATCCGgccaaataaaaagttttaaccATACCCTACCCTTGATTTGCCGGAactatttttgtattaaatgatATGTTCTGTACTAAaggagtattttatttttttttagctgcacCCCGTAAGGTAATTGTTAGGAGACAAGCTGGAACTGCCAAAACAATTGTAGCTGAAGTTGATAAGGATGTAGGTGTAAAACCAAAAGAAGGAATTAAAGATAAAGGCTCAGAAGAAGGAGATGAACGATTCGGGATCGGTAAGTCTTTATGATCACACTgaaatttttctaagtttttctaATTGgtattgcttatttttttaagtagataaataaaagttcaaagaggtaaaaatccttttaatttctgttgatgATGATCACTGCACATGTAACCGAAATACCTATATTTTCGTGATTTATCACCGCTTGTTAATAGGATTCATCCTTAcctgaaattttatttatcgttatttattttctcgGCTGAATATggcaataattacaaaaaacgAGTTACTgctataatctatatatatataaaaataagttgtctctctgtggatctgtggatcaggtgacgtcatgtttctgtgtcggctgacgtcatgaaattagttgtcaggtgacgtcatgtttctgtgtcggctgacgtcatgaaattagttgtcgtcatttttgctttgacggtgacgtcattcaagttatataagacatatgttcacgtagaaatctattaatgtttaagtttacaatgactgatgaagatgctcaaagagtctatgccaaaaaacttgctgctgatagttcctcggcacgctttcttttctgactttctctatcagcagcaagttttttggggATAtaaggcacagggggatataaatgacgaccgggacaccgggacacaaggaatataaatgacgcccgggacactcaaagagaaatcagagactgggacaccgggacacaaatgacgaccgggacacagggaatataaatgacgaccgggacacagggacataactacaaaggggacgccggggtgcacagggggatatataaatgacgatggcgactcagggaatggtcgattagcaatcaccatcaacaaagctcaagggcaatcattagaatcatgaggtatagatctgaatacggattgttttcccattgaccattatatgttgcatgttcaagagtcggtaaacctgacaatctatttatatgcacagacaatgggacagcaaagaatgttgtatattcgcaagttttacgtagttaaaaacatctatatatatatatatatatatatatatctatctatattcacaggtgggacatagggacacaactacaatggcgcgtaactaatatggcgcgtaacgacttacgcgcacgggggggcttgggggggggggggggcgaagcgcccccaccaactaggtgttggggtggcgcgaagcgccaccccaacagctagtaacttcataattttgaaatagctactattactactaataatatcTCAATGAagtaccaagccacctgaggtcaacacagctaaaCGTGCACCTCCTCcctcccaatctgttcaaagcctctcactttacaccatcccaagaagttcctatatcccttaaatctttccttatctTTTCTTATGACGTATTCCCTCATCTTTTGGGtgcgacctgctttccgtttgaccctagatggttggccaacaATGGCAAtttggcaatctgccatctTTCATCAGCGGAACGTGTCCATTGCAAATGCTCAGTCgcttactaggctataatttcctcgagtaGGCACTCCTCAATGTCACCCTGTAGCACTGTTGGCAGTCATAGTTTTGGTTAGAAAAACTCGTGAAAGGCCCTAATCACGGGAAAATCTTCAGCATTTTATTGGGTGGGGCAAGAAGGGCCcatatccagatagtcaaggAATTTGGGATATACAATAATACATTATTTCTTCATATTATTGGGGGacaactgtccccccccccaaaccacaCCCCTAAACCTGATGCCATTATGAGGTCATGTAAGCAGGATTTCTCCTTCGGGAAAAAGAGACAGAGAGAGGAACTTATGACAGAGCGGAGACCCAAAACTCGACTCACAGTACCGTAGTAGCTCCTACGTTTTAaaacaacgaaaacaaaaatcttagagAAGTCCACTTTTTAGTGATGAATAGACCTGAGAAGggtaaaaagataaatttttatggtttgagtaattttaatatttttccaggTGGCTTTGGAAGCGCAGTTCAGGCCAATTCTCAGTTTCAGACTCACTCATCATCATCTTCTGTTCAACAAGCAGGATTTGCACGTCCTAGTGAGTAAAATATTATAAGATTCCCAATTTTTGCTGCATATCCAGAGAGAGAGGCTAACGCTCTGGTGTAGGATGTATTTTTGCAatctttattcaataaaaattttagatttggtcaaagaaaagaaagaaaaaatagtctttaaaataataaatataatgaatctgttcagaaaataaaagttacaatgacttttaaaagggccccttttcaaaaatgacaGAGGTACAACTGACAGATTGTACTTTTTTAGAATACTTACAAGTTATTATTGACAGATTGACCGCAAATTTGCTTAAATTTCCTTCATTATAATACCTTTTAATTAATATTCTATAAGTATCCTtttattttccatgatttcGACAAGaccaacttattttttaaaagcaaagATAAACCTGacactttttttcttacaaattttaaaggccaaaaacaagaaataattaGAAGAACAACGGGTTGGTTATATAATGATGGCAATAGGATGTTAATATGATGATGATAATAGTGATTGTAGCACGATTTATTCCAAATGCTGCTTTACGCAATATCTAATTCCTTTTCATCCACTGTTGGAAGTTTCGTCAATGCCGTAATTTTAAAGTCTTTTGTTAATCATCTTTTTAATAATACGAGTGAGCTTCTTTCATAACAAGCAAAGATTTTTGGGCCAAATAACTTGTTTAcgtttttaataatgttttagtattaataaaatgatgatgacgatgatgtattttgtttacatttaaattggtttaatatttaaaaaaaactttgttctAGTTGTAGGTGGGCTTGGTGTAGTACAACCTGGCTTTGGACAAACCGGATTTGGCCAAACTGGTTTTGGTCAACTTGGATTTAATCAGATTGGTCTTGGACAAGCTGGATTAGGACAAACTGGATTTGTTCAAAGTGGACTCGGTCAGTCCACGTTTGGTCGACCAGTTGGTTCCGGATTCATTGGAAAATAAACAgtgcttttccttttttttatagtgacGTTCCTTTAATAAACGAATTTTTACGTTGTTTACATtctctctatttttttattgactatACTAATTACATTTGTGGTTTCATCATCTGACAGCAAACTGTACAGAATATTTTAGTATCGTATTTACGACTAGAGCTACATATTATGTGTTGTAGAACCAAAGTTAGCAcaaatgaaatccaaaaaaaaaaattatagtttaaaaTTAAGACTTTGGTTCGATATTACCCGCTTTATATCTTTTCATGAACAAACTTTCTTCGATTTTCTCCCCTTATATCTTTTGGCTCAATATAAAGAGTTAagctcattaatttttttttatgttgtggGGAATAATGGAATattaaacaagttttgtttaattagtTAAATCATATTAATTTAGCTTCAGGTTGTTCAAAAAtagataattatatatatatatatatatatatatatatatatatatttatataaagcTGATTGTAGGAAATATgatcaattaaataaattttaaaatgtagtAATAAGAAAActgatttgtaaaaaaattgctAGAAGGTCGTCTGCTACAGTTGGAAACAAAACCAATAGCTCAATAATCCATTCTTGTGAATTTTAGTACTCATCCAATGTGTGCTGGCACGtaagcaggggggggggcttcggatccacccccccccccccccgaaagtttgtgaaatgtttaaattccccatggtttcttgggatttctgacAAAAgcaggacatttattaagaatccaGATACATGTATGAAGCCTTTTCgtggggattttacagcatgcaattattcGGTCAAGCCACtgctcaattattaacctattttctgtctaactttttaccctctttgaagtaattagcaattgtactgttattattttttttttgtaaagagagtttgctttccacagtaaaatagaattatccttgatattagggcgtttattcccccttttcaggataaagtacagcttttaatgaatgaattttgggaacaatcatttttcattaaaatttacgtttttgcaatagtagaactaccccccacagcacccatattgcactcttcaccctaaaatttccctttgagtgggatataatagattaatcactggttctacatcgctatgaacataacctgagcctaaaacgcaTTTTTGACGCTTCAGTCTCTCCCCCCCCTATCCGCTACAATACCacaaattaaagttaatctgtattttccgatacacgtgctttttgcattactaaataaaaaagtgctactttatatctgctgtttcgaaggctttgcccccccccccgaaaaaaattcctgcgtacgtgcctgaatATGTGTCACATTTTCTCTTAGGATTAGCTATAAAAATATCAATTAGAAGAAttcaaaaaatatgataattgaCAAAATAATTCACAAGAATTTCAAactaaaatagttgaaataatttGGAATTAAGGTCGGTTTGATTATCTCCCCTTATTAAGTAGGGAAGTATCTTCCTTAAATAGTCCTTTTTACCCAACAAAAGAACTTAGGTCATCcctgattttccaaaatttactcaaaaaatagtttaattaaacaTTTGATGTTGACTTATAATTTATTGCATCATttataaaagaatgaaaaattagCTAAATTTATACAAACTTGCTCATAAAGGAGTTAAAGTTGTTTGGcattaaagttttgttttattttttcacctaCCAAAGCTCAACTCTAGACAGAACGACTTAGCTAATACTAATCTCTAAACTTAAATCGGAAGTATATAGTAATTAATTAAGTGATTAGTTGTTAAAAATGACGATTTTGCAAACCATAGATTTTGGTTTTTCCAAATGATGTCATGTACTATGTTAGCacatcatataagcatttctAATGACATCATAGACGTctaatgacatcatataagcattttcttatatgatgTTATGCATAGCATAAACGAGATTGTTGAGTTTCCAACACATCAGTTGATTATATAATGTAATGTCTGTTGAAAGACCCAAAAAACTGAAAGTTGCTGCtgcagttactataaatgatgattcttgAAACCAATACCTGCACCAACAAGCCTGATAAGAGGTGAAAATCAACGACCTGGACCATCAACTACGACAAAACCAATACGGGCAGCTAAATCGAAGCccattgctaaattgtctgaagtaatcaaaatccaaaaacgtgcaaaaaatgaaaatgaagaccaaagacacacgcggttagaaaaaagcgaaaaaaaaaaaacaattacagcgcgccaaaaataaaaaaagagcaaaaacacACACtgttagaagacatgtgacacCGACCttgtgagcaagtcaaaaataaaaatgaagagcaaagacgcATGTGGCTAGAAGTCATATGACACCGAGCATTTGAGCGAGTCAAAAATTAAGGTCAAAAGTAGgtacacacgcggttagaaaaACAGCGGTGGcgattcaaaaatgaaaatgaagagccaAGTCACACACGGTTAGAAGACATTTGACACCGAGTATGTGAGCaagtcaaaatgaaaatgaagagcaaagaaacaagtggttagaagacatgcatATAGAAGACTGAACATGGGATgaagtcaatgaaaatcaacctgaacagcaagaatcaaaacgtgtcaaaattgaaaatgatagcgatggtAATTGGGTTTAGGATTTTTACCTGGATAAGTTCATCATTGCCTACCTAATATAATTGCCCCCTAAAATTACCCCTAAAATTACCCCTAATAATTGCccctaaaatcaaaacatggactAGATACAGTTGGAAGAAAAGAGTTCTTGTCGTACCacttgaacaattaaaagaaacagaggTTTGGCGATACATCTTTCATAATGAAAAAAGACATCCCGTGGCAAAggttaaaggtccaataaaagAAAGCATAAATTTACAAAGGCACTACTTCCAACTTAAGGTCCATTTAGActtcatgacatcaagaaaaggcttaAATTATCTGCGTTTTGAAGACAAGCGACAGTAAGAATCCATATATAAAAAGCCTATCGCTTGCCGAGTGCCAAGCTCCCGGTACTATATTACGGGATTAAGTGTGCAATATGGGCTCATAAATTGTGCTTATCGTTGAAGAGACGatagtttattttagaaaattataccttatttaaaaaaaaacaaatacagtaAATGAACTCAATTTTATTCGATTTACTTTTCTACGAAAGTTAAACCTTAATATAGACACTGATGCTTAGAAAAATAGTAGCCCTCCTACATCCTTTTTGTAACTTGGGCTTGGCAGTAAAAACTAACAGAAgtaaaatgattaaaacaaggtttttttcagtgaaagtaaagagaattaaaatatccaataaatcaaaacttaaacgaacaaatTTTGTCTCTTATGTAAGAGGATGCCTCTCCTTAGTTCCCActgtttaaaataaagtttttagcaatttaaaaataaattttatcccatTTTAGTTGCAAATGTATTTTGGCAATCATTCTTTAGGAATCCAgggcaaaattcaaacttaattgTAAAGAGCAGGAAACTGAAAGGGGTGGACaatttcatatatagaata from Artemia franciscana chromosome 5, ASM3288406v1, whole genome shotgun sequence harbors:
- the LOC136026856 gene encoding uncharacterized PPE family protein PPE12-like, with amino-acid sequence MKTICLVALLLVAVASAAPRKVIVRRQAGTAKTIVAEVDKDVGVKPKEGIKDKGSEEGDERFGIGGFGSAVQANSQFQTHSSSSSVQQAGFARPIVGGLGVVQPGFGQTGFGQTGFGQLGFNQIGLGQAGLGQTGFVQSGLGQSTFGRPVGSGFIGK